The genomic window TCGGCGAAGAAACTCTGCATCGACACCTCCTGCAGCTGATGGAAGTACAAGCCCGGCAGCACGCGCAGCTCGACCTCTTTGCCGAGCACCGGCACGAGTTCGGCTGGCGCACGCCTGCCGGCTTGTGCGGCGGATGCGGTGGACGAGATCGCGCCGACCGGCAGCTTGTCGCCCGCCATGAGCTTGCGGCCGTTGAAGCCGCCGAAGGCGCCGAGTCCGTATGTCGAACGGCTTCCGAGCACCACCGGCACATCGATGCCACCGGCCACCGCGATGCACATGCGCGCACCGAGCTTCATGAAGTCGAAGCTCAGCTTGTCACCGGCCTGCACAGAGAATCTTTCATTCCGCGGCACTTCGATTCCGTTGACTTTCACCTTGGCTTCTGCACCGGTCACGGCCACCGTCGCCGGCGCATCGAACTGCAGCTCCGGGCCGAGCAGCGTGCACTCGATGACGGCTGCGCCCGCGTCGTTGCCGACCAGCAGGTTGGCGAGCAGCAAGCTTTGCTGGTCGAGCGCACCCGACAGCGGAATGCCGAGGTTGTAGTAGCCGGGGCGGCCGGCGTCTTGCACGCTGGTCGCGAGACCCGGCTTGAGCACGTCAATCGCCATGGAGCACCTTCAGCAGTTGTGTGTTGTAGCCGTTCGGGTCGACGAGAAATTCCTTGAGCGAGAAGGACACCGGCACGATGCGCAGCGCATAGGTACCGGCTTCGACCTCGGCGATCTGTCGGTCGTATTCGACGCGGTCAATCGGCTTCCACTTGACGATGTCACCCGGCTGAAAGAACACCATCAGGTCCTTGAAGTACGACAGCCGCTGGGCCGGGTCGAAGATCGGTGCCGGCGTGACGCCGAACATCTGGTAGCCGCCTGCGCCGCGTACCGAGTAGATGCAACTGAAGCAGCCGCCGTGGCCCAGGGTGAGCTTGGGCGTGTCGGTGCGCGGGCTCAGGTACTTGGGTACCTCGATCTGCTTTTCGCGCTCGACCATCTGGAACAGAAAAGGCAGGCCCGCCACGAAGCCGACCATCGACACGAACCAGGGTGCATCCGAATGGGCCGTGATGAATTCGTCGACCGAGCCGTGGCCGTTGATGCGGGCTGCGTACTCGATGTCGGTACTGGTTGGGTCCTGGTGCCGCTCCCTGAAACGCATCAAGGTTTCGTGTGTCCACGGGTCGTTGTAGAGCACCGGGATTTCGATGATGCGGGTCTGAAGTTGCAAGGCGCCATCGCCCAGATCGGCCTCGATGGATTGCAGGGTTGCCAGCAACGCATCGGGCGCGATCACGTCGGGGTCGAAGCGCACCAGCAGCGCCGCATTGGCGGGGCAGATCTCGGTCACGCCGGGCAGGGCGCGGCGCTGCAATTCGGTGCAGATCGCCATACCCTTGAAGAACGCGGCCAGCGACATCTCCTCGCTGATCTCGACGAAGAGGTGTTCGTCGCCACCGAAGGTGTAGCGGGCTTTGGCCGGGACAGCAGTGAAGTCCTTCATGTCGCTCATGCGTTTTCCTTCGTGGGCAGGGTGACGGTCAGGGTGACGGGTGTGGTGGCAGGTGGCACGGCGGGTTCCAACGGGTTCGCCGTCAGCCATGTTTCGAGAAAGCCGGTGTGGAACGCGGCCTCGGCCACGGCCGCGTCATCGCACAGCGCGCGGTGGAGCGGAATGGTCGTGTGGATGCCTTCGACCTTGAGTTCACCGAGCGCGCGCCGCATGCGGGCCAGCGCACTGGCGCGGTCGGTGTCGTGCACGATCAGCTTGCCCAGTAGCGAGTCGTAGTAGGCCGGCACCTTGTACCCTTCGTACAGCATGCTGTCGAAGCGCACGCCGGGGCCGCCCGGCACGACCAGCTTCGACACCACGCCAGGGCTCGGCATGAAGTTCTTGGCCGCGTTCTCCGCATTGATGCGCACCTCGATGGCGGCACCCGTGAGGCGTATGTCCTCCTGCTTCAACCGCAACGGCTGGCCGAGCGCGATGCGCAGCATCTCTTTCACCAGATCGATGCCCGTGATCATCTCGGTGACCGGGTGTTCGACCTGGATGCGCGTGTTCATCTCGATGAAGAAGAACTCGCGGGTGTCGTCGTCGTACAGATATTCGAGCGTGCCGGCGCCGCGGTAAGACACCGCATTGGCAAGCCGCAAGGCCGACTCGCATAGCGCAGTGCGCGTGGCTTCGCTGATGGCCGCCGAGGGCGCTTCTTCCCAGACCTTTTGACGGCGGCGCTGCAGCGAGCATTCGCGCTCGAAGCAGTGCACCACGCGCTGGCCATCGCCGAGGATCTGCACCTCGATGTGGCGCGCCTGGCGAACGAAACGCTCCAGGTACACCTCGCCGTTGCCGAAAGCGGCCTGTGCTTCGGCTGTGGCGGTGGTGAACTGTTGCCGCAGTTCTTCTGCGTCTTTTGCGACTCGGATGCCGCGACCACCGCCGCCAGCCGACGCCTTGATCATGATCGGGTAGCCGATGTCTTCGGCCAGCGCGATGGCGGCGTCGGCATCGGTCACCACGCCGACGCTGCCGGGGACGGTCGGCACGCCGGCTTTCATCGCAGCGGCGCGTGCTGCGGCCTTGTTGCCCATGGTGCGGATGGCGTGCGGCGTGGGGCCGACGAACACCAGGCCGGCGGTTTCCACGCGCTCGGCGAAGTCGCCGTTCTCGGATAGAAAACCATAGCCCGGATGCACCGCGCCGGCACCGCTGTCGGCCGCCGCCTGCATCACGGCATCGACGTCGAGGTAGCTCTTGATGGCGTGGGCCGGGCCAATGCGAACCGCCTCGTCGGCCATCTGCACATGGAGGCTGGTCGCGTCGGCATCGCTATAGACAGCGACTGTCTTGAGGCCCAGCTCCTTCGCGGCGCGAATGATGCGAACCGCGATCTCGCCACGGTTGGCGATCAGCAGTTTGTCGAAGGCGGGTTGGACAGAAGCGGCGTTCATGTCGAGCTTCGCTCAGTCCGCTTCGATGATCGCCACCACCTGACCCGGATCGACCGGGTCGCCGTTTTCGATGGCGTAACTCTTCAGCGTGCCGGCCACCTCGGCCGTGACTTCACTGAACTGCTTCATCACCTCGACCAGGCCGAGCACGTCACCGATCGCGACCACGTCGCCCGCCGCTTTGTAGGGCGGCGCATCGGGTGCGGCCTGGCGATAGAAGGTGCCTGGCAACGGGCTCAGGACTTCGTGGGAAACGGACATCGGTAACTCCTGGGGGAAACTGAAACTCGGCTGGGAACTGCGCTCGATGCTCAGGTCAAAGCCAGCTCGGCAATGCCTGCAACGCGGATATTTTTTTCGGCCAGCAAGCTTCGCGTGGCGCGCACCAAGGCGAGCGCGCCGGGCGTGTCGCTGTGAATGCAGACCGAATCGAAGTCGATTGCAAGATCCTGACCATCGACCGTACGCACCATGCCTTCCTCGCAGGCGCGGACCACCTTGCGGGCCACCGTGTCGGGGTCGAGCGCGCCGACGCGGCGGGTGAAAACGATGGAGCCGCTCATGTCGTATTCGCGGTCGGCATAGAACTCGCGCACCACCGGCTGACCGAGTTCGCGTGCCACCCGATAGGTGACCGATGCCTCCATGCAAAAGAGATACAGCTTGGGTTCGATGATCTGCAGGGCCGTGACCAGTGCGACCGACAGCGCCTCGTCGCGCGCCGCATGCATGTAGAGCGCGCCGTGCGGCTTGATGTGCTGCAAGTTCATGCCCGCGAGTCGCGCGAACTCGCGCAGCGCCCCGAGCTGGTAGACCATGTCGTTGACCAGCTCGTCGGCCGGCGCGTTGATGTGGCGCCGCCCGAACCCGACCAGATCGCGAAAGCCCGGATGGGCACCGATACCGACACCATTGTCCCGGGCCAGCAGCACCATCTTGCGCATGATGTTCGGGTCGCCCGCATGGAAGCCGGTGGCAATGTTGGCCGAGCTCACCAGCGGCATCAGCTGCTCGTCGACGCCGTCACCGATGGTCCATGGGCCGAATCCTTCACCCATGTCGGAGTTCAGATCGATGAGCTTTTTCACTTGCGTTCGCCTTCGGTTCGGTGAGCACTCTGCCGGATGGGCGCAGTGCGGAACGGAGATTAGCCAGCGCACATCGGAACGGAAAGCATTGTTTTCAAACGGTGCGATATCTAAAAAACAGATGCGGGTGCGGCAGGTATTCGAGGCTACGCTCGGAAACGAGCGGTTGCGGGCTATCTGAATTTCGCGCTCGGAGCGGCCGTTGCCGCTTGTTCGCTGCCCAGGCTCCCCCTTGCAAGGTCAAGCATGTCTCTCACTCTTCGCCAGCTCAGGTATTTTTCGGCCGTTGCCGAGGTCGGCCGCATCTCCCATGCGGCGCTTCAACTCAACATCTCGCAGTCGGCCGTGACCACTGCGATCCGCGAGCTGGAAGAACTGGTCGGCCAGCAGCTCTTCGAGCGCCATCCGCATGGCGTCGAACTCACGAAAGCAGGCCGGCGTTTTCTGGGTCACGCCTATGCTGTGCTGGCTGCAGCAGACGAAGCCGAGCGCATGCCGCACGACGGCGCACAGGTCGAAGGTTCGCTCACGGTCGCGGCCAGCTACACGGTGTTGGGCTATTTCTTGCCGCACCACCTGCAGCGCTTTGCGCAGCTGCATCCACAGGTCAACGTCAAGGTGCACGAGGTCGCGCGCGAAGCCATCGAAGAAGGCCTCATCACACAGCGCTACGACATGGGCGTGCTGCTCACGTCGAACGTCGTGCTGAGCGAGCTGTCGCTGGAAACCTTCTTCGGATCGCAACGCCGGCTATGGGTGCCGGCCAAGCACCCGCTGCTCGACAAGGCCGAGGTCGCGCTCGCTGATCTGGTCGCCGAGCCGTACATCATGCTCACCGTCGACGAGGCTGCCGCCACCACGCTCAAGTACTGGAGCAAGACGCCGCACCAGCCGGCCGTGCGCATGCGCACGAGTTCGGTCGAGGCCGTCCGCAGCACCGTCGCCAACGGCCTGGGCGTGACCATCCTGTCGGACATGGTGTATCGGCCCTGGTCGCTCGAAGGCAAGCGCATCGAGACCATCAACCTGCGCGACCCCGTGCCGACGATGAACATCGGGCTGGGGTGGAAGCAGGGGACCGAGTTCACTCCCACGATGACGGCTTTCAGGGACTACTTCAGGCAGCTGTTTCAGGACCCGACTTCGGTGCGGGCAGGGCGAGGGCGGCTTTAAGAGTTCCTGAGGAATTCGTCCAGCTGCGCGAATGTCTCTGGCATGGCCTCGTCCATTCCCTCCATCGCCGTGTCGAGCGCTTGCTTCGACGGGTAGAGCTCGCTCATCACGAGCAATATCTTTCCGTTTTTCTCCTCGAAGGTCACCGTCGTGACGGCGCCGTCGGCACTCTCTTCGTTGGTCCAGACGAGGCGAGCATTCGGGATCACTTCGAGGTACTTGCCGTAGAACGCCATGGGCGTCGCGGCAGCCGTGCCGGCGCGTCGAAGCTTCGCGTGATGACCAGCTCGCGATCGGACTTGCGCTCCGAGGTCGTGCGGTTCTGGTTCGTTGTGGGGCCGGGCTCACTCTCTTTTCTTGCGACCATTGCGTTTCTCCTTTCGTTGAAGTTCCTTGATGACGGTGTCGAATGATGGTGGCAATTCTGGATTGCCGCTGACACGATGGTGCGGTAGCCTGCCGGCTCCAATAAAGCCCAGGAGTTATCCGATGCCCCGTCGTTTCGTTCTTGCCGTCGCCACTGTCGGCGCCGCCATTTCAGCCGCCGCCCTGATCGTTGGTTGCGGGGCCATGGGCTCGTCGAGCGGCAACCCGATGAGCTTCTTCATCACCAGCGCCAACCCGGGCAAAGGCGGCGATGTCGGCGGCCTTGCCGGAGCCGACCGCTTCTGCCAGTCGCTGGCTGCGAGCGCCGGAGCGGGCAACAAGACCTGGCACGCCTACCTGAGCACCGCCGCCATGAATGGGCAGCCCGCTGTTAACGCGCGCGACCGGATCGGCGCCGGTCCGTGGACCAACGCCAAGGGTGTCGTCGTCGCCACCAGCGTGGCCGACCTGCACAGCGCCAACGCCAAGGTCGGCAAGGACACCTCATTGACCGAGAAGGGCGAGGTCGTCTCCGGCTTCGGCGATCCGGTCAACCACCACGACATCCTTACCGGCTCGCGTCCCGACGGCACTTTGGCCGTGCCCGATCCCGGCAAGGACACCACATGCGGCAACTGGACCAGGAGTGACGGCGGCTCGGCCATCGTGGGTCACCACGACCACAAGGGCACCAACCCCGATCCGGTCGCCAACGCTTCATGGAACTCCTCGCACGGCACACGGGGCTGCAGCGTCGACCAGCTCAAAGCGAGCGGAAGCGCGGGGCTTATGTACTGCTTTGCGACGAACTGATCCGACTTCAGTGCAGGCAGGGGCGAGGGCGGCTTTGAAGTTGGCCGTTGATTGATTGGTGAGGACTGCGCGGCAGCTTGAGCAGCAAAGTTCAGTCGGTGCTCAAGCTGCCAGAACAAAGCGCTCGATCGTTGCAAGCTCGGCGGCCAGCTTCGCTCGTGCCTGCATGGCGTTGTAGTTGGCTTGCAGGTTCACAAAGAATGCATCGGACATGCCGAAGAACGCCGAAAGGCGAAGCGCCGTATCGGCAGTAATTTCGCGTCCGTCCTTCACGATCGCAGCGATGCGCGTTTGCGGCACGTGGATGGCCTTGGCCAGCCGGTAAGGCGTGATGCCCATAGGGTCCAGGAACTCGGCTTTCAGGATGTCACCGGGCGTTGGAAGAGGAATCAGTTTGTCGGTCATAACGCACTCCATTGCTGTAGCAAAAAAAGGCTCAGTGATAGTCCACGATTTCAACGTCTTGCGGACCAGCGACGGTCCACACGAAACAAACGCGCCATTGATCATTGATGCGAATCGAGTGCTGCCCGGCGCGTTTTCCTTTGAGTAATTCGAGTCTGTTTTGCGGCGGAATGCGCAAGTCGGAAAGAACCATGGCAGCGTCGAGCATCATCAATTTGCGCAGGGCAACCGTCTCGATATTCACCCAGCGGTTTACGCGATTCCGCTGGTAAAGGGCTTCTGTCGAGGCGCCTTTAAAGGATTGGATTGCCATGAATCGGCATAGTAACGCGACGCGTTAGTATCGTCAAGCGTTGCCATCGGCGTCGACATCTGGAGGCATCCATGTCGGACATGGTCTGCCGCCCCGGGCGCTCAAAGGCAAGCGCATCGAGGCCATCAATGTGAGCGATTCGGTGCCGACGATGAACGGGCGCAAGGGAAACCCCTCCTGCTTGCCGCCTTTTCCAATTCATGGCAAAAGCTTGGGCTCTATGTGACTCAAATAAGGTGAACCAACCGTGTGTGATCTGAACGACCAGGAAGAGCTTAAAAAGTACACCCGCCGCGACTTCGGCACGTGGGCCGCATCCGCTGGCATGCTGACCGCGTTGCCCGCCGTGGCCAACGCCGCGGCCGTGACCGAGCGCGAGGTGACTATCACCACCGCAGACGGTACATGCGACGCGTACTTCGTTGCACCCACATCAGGCAACGCACCCGGCGTGCTGGTGTGGCCCGACATCTTTGGTCTTCGCCCAGCCTTCAGGCAGATGGGTCGGCGGCTGGCCGAATCAGGCTATAGCGTGTTGGTGGTGAACCCCTTCTACCGGCAGATGAAAGCGCCAACCGCGGCGCAGGGCGGCCAGACACCGATTGCCCAGGTGATGCCGCTGATGCAGGCCCTGACGCCCGCGATGCATCTGAGCGACGGCAAGGCTTTCGTGAACTGGCTCGATGCGCAACCCCAAGTAGACAAGGCGCGCAAGCTGGGCACCACCGGCTACTGCATGGGTGGACCGATTGCGGTGCGCACAGCCAGCGTGGCGCCCGGCCGCGTGGGCGCGGTCGGAACCTTCCACGGCGCCGCCATGGTGACCGCAGCACCCAACAGCCCGCACCGTCTGGTCGCCCAGACGCAGGCTCAGTACCTGATCGCAGTAGCTCAGAACGACGACGCCAAAGATCCCGAAGCCAAGGCCGCCTTGCGCGCCGCTTTCGACATCGCCAAGCTGCAGGCCGAGGTGGAGGTGTACCCCGCGGCCCACGGCTGGTGCCCGCCCGACACACAGGTCTACGATGCTGCCCAATCCGAGCGCGCCTGGGCGCGCCTGCTGGCGACGTTCGGCAAGGCGCTGGCCTGATGCGGTAGCCGGGTGACGAGCTCAGGAGGGCTCGTCCCGCGGACCATTAAGCGGGGCACCGGTACTTGCCCTGACTTGGTCTTCACGACGTGCGTTCGCCGAGCCGGTAGTGTTGCGGGAATGCTGACTCGCCCCGGGCAAGTGTCCAAGCTTCCGGCTGCACCGCGTCAGACGACACCTTGTCCGACAAGGAGAAGACATGAACATTCTGATGTTCTTGAGCTCGCACGACAAGCTGGGTGACGCCGGCCGCAAGACCGGTTTCTGGCTCGAGGAGTTCGCTGCGCCGTACTGCGTTTTCACCGACGCTGGCGCGCAGGTCACGCTGGTCTCGCCCAAGGGTGGGCCGCCGCCGCTGGACCCGAAGAGAGACGAGCCCGACGCGCAGACCGACGCGACGCGGCGCTTCAAGGCCGACGATGCGGCTCAGTCTGCGCTGGGGCACACCGGCAAGCACGCTGATGTCTCGGGGGGACGGCTTCGATGCTGTCTTCTACCCGGGTGGTCATGGCCCCTTGTGGGACCTGGCGGAGGACAGGAACTCGATCCGCCTGATCGAGGCGACGATCGCCGCGGGCAAGCCGATGGCCGCCGTCTGCCACGCGCCGGCAGTGCTGCGTCATGTCCGTGGGGCGGATGGCGCGCCTCTGGTCAAAGGCCGCAAGGTCACCGGCTGCACTACTAGCGAAGAGGCGGCCGTGCAGTTGAGCGCCACCAAAATTCCAGGCCGCGATCGCCGGCTTCAAGCCGGGTGACCCGATGGACAAGGAGACCACGCTGGCACCGCTGTCATCGTCGCAGGCGCTGAAGACGCTGCTCGGCCACGTCGAAGAAGCGGTCGGCCCAGGAGTTCTTCGGTCCGGTGGCGCTGTTCTTCCGTGTCCCCGACGAAGATGCCGCGGTCGAGCTGGCTAACGACTCGCCCTTCGGGCTGGGCGGTTCGGTTTTCACGAGCGACATCAACAAGAAGCTGATTCCGCGTCGCACTGCGCCGACGTAGGGCAAGACGCGCTGCAAGCGGCAGAATTTCCTTGTTTCAGGCTTGTCACGGAACCGCGACAGGAACCGCGACGGGAGACGCCCGGGACGGCCTCGCGTCAGACCCAACCTTGGCGCCACAGGGTGGCGTCAGTCAGTTCGCGCCATTGCAGCAGATACACCTGCTTGGAATGCACGGCCTCCAGTTCGACCTGCTCGACGCGTATCGACGGCGGCTCGGGCTCGATGACCCGCAGCACCACGAAATGCTTCTCGCGATAACGCGGCGTCACCGCCGTCCACTTTGTCAGCAAAAGCTTTTTTGGGCTGAGCGGGTTCTTTCGCGTGCGGTGTTGGGGCGCTGGCGCTACCGCCCCGGGTTCAGGAATCGATCTCATAGTTGGTGATGGTGCGCCACGGTCAGTCCTGCGGCAGCGCCAGTTCGATCTGTTCATCAGCGGCCCTTCGATCGGCCTGCAGTTCCGAACCCTTCGCCGCCAGCAAAGACTGCATGCACCTCAATTCAATCGGCATATCCTGGGTTGACCCGGTCCAGGACCCGCATCATCGCCGCGAAATAAAGCTGCTCGCGCTCCGAGCGTGAGTGGCTGTCCTTCGGATTGGGGGTGTCGACCCGTTTCACCAACTCCTCGGACAGCAGTGCCAGGGGTCGGCCGGTCGACAGGGCCAACACCTGCGCCTTGCAGACCTTCTCGAGCTTGTAGAGACGTCGATAGGCCTGGGCGACCGTCTCTCCAATGACCAGCACGCCGTGATTTTTCATGAAGAGGATCTGCTTGTCGCCCAGGATCGCAGCGAGGCGCTCGCCCTCACTCAACTCCGCCGCCAAGCCCGTGTAGCCGTCGTCGTAGGCCACGTTGCGGGCGAAGAACGCCGCAGTCTGGCTACCCGGCAACAACCGGTTGTCCTCAAGCATGTTCAACGCCAAGGCCCAAGTCTGGTGCGTGTGCAAGACGACCTTGGCGCCGGTGATTCGGTGCAAGGGTGCGTGGATACAGAACGCGCTCAACTCCAGGTCGCCCTCGCCGTCGAGCACGTTGCCGGTCTCGTCGAACACGATCAGGTCGCTCGCCCGGGCCTCGGACCAGTGCCTGCCGAAGGGCAGCACCATGAACCGATCGTCCCGTCCGGGTACGGTCATCGTGAAATGGTTGTCGATCCCCTCTTCCAGCTCGTCGTAGACCGCCAGGCGGTTTGCCGCGGCCAAGTGAACGCGCGCGCGCCAGGTTTCGTCCGAAGCGTCCAGGTGAGGTGAATCGAGCGTGCGAATCGATACGAGTCGGGACATTGCAAATCTCTCCGGTGAATGGGTTGGATACCCACTGTAGCGACTGGAGAGAAGTCGCGTAGCAAGTCAATCGATGCGGGCGCTGTGCATTTTTCAGATGGGACCGATCGGGTCGTTGAACGTGATGAACTCTTTCAAGCACCCGATCAACACACGAAGCGCGGGTTCGATGTCGGCCTCTTCGACACACGCGTAGCCGAGCAACAGGCCACGCCGTCCGCCGCCGCGCAGGTAGTAGCGCGACAGCGGTCGGGTCAACACGCCGCGTGCTCGCGCTGCGTCGGCGATGGCGACGTCGTCGCATTCGTCGGGCAGGCGCAGCACCAGGTGCAGGCCGGCATTGCTCGATTGCGCATCGAGGAAATCGGTGCCAAGGTGCTGCACGATCAGCGCTACGAGCAACGCACGCCGCCGTGCGTAGAGCACGCGCATCCGACGAATGTGTGCGGCGTAGTGGCCTTGCTCGATCAGCTCGGCGAGGGCCGCCTGCGTGATGGCATGGCCTTCTCGATACAGATCGGCGTGCGCGGTGCGAAACGGCGCGGCCAGCGCGCGTGGCAAAACCATGTAGCCGACGCGCAAGCCGGGGAACAGCGTCTTGCTGAAGGTGCCGATGTAGATCACCGGCGCATCGGCTTCCAGGCCTTGCATCGACGGGATCGGGCGGCCGGCAAAACGGAACTCGCTGTCGTAGTCGTCCT from Variovorax sp. PAMC28562 includes these protein-coding regions:
- a CDS encoding biotin-dependent carboxyltransferase family protein encodes the protein MAIDVLKPGLATSVQDAGRPGYYNLGIPLSGALDQQSLLLANLLVGNDAGAAVIECTLLGPELQFDAPATVAVTGAEAKVKVNGIEVPRNERFSVQAGDKLSFDFMKLGARMCIAVAGGIDVPVVLGSRSTYGLGAFGGFNGRKLMAGDKLPVGAISSTASAAQAGRRAPAELVPVLGKEVELRVLPGLYFHQLQEVSMQSFFADTWTVGSEADRIGYRYKNGTPLKFVERTPPFGAGADPSNIVDAGYPYGSIQVPGGREPIILHRDAVSGGGYAMVGTVISADMDLIAQMQPNHKARFVEVDMAGALAARAEKRQRLAHLRAALTA
- a CDS encoding 5-oxoprolinase subunit B family protein: MKDFTAVPAKARYTFGGDEHLFVEISEEMSLAAFFKGMAICTELQRRALPGVTEICPANAALLVRFDPDVIAPDALLATLQSIEADLGDGALQLQTRIIEIPVLYNDPWTHETLMRFRERHQDPTSTDIEYAARINGHGSVDEFITAHSDAPWFVSMVGFVAGLPFLFQMVEREKQIEVPKYLSPRTDTPKLTLGHGGCFSCIYSVRGAGGYQMFGVTPAPIFDPAQRLSYFKDLMVFFQPGDIVKWKPIDRVEYDRQIAEVEAGTYALRIVPVSFSLKEFLVDPNGYNTQLLKVLHGD
- a CDS encoding acetyl-CoA carboxylase biotin carboxylase subunit — encoded protein: MNAASVQPAFDKLLIANRGEIAVRIIRAAKELGLKTVAVYSDADATSLHVQMADEAVRIGPAHAIKSYLDVDAVMQAAADSGAGAVHPGYGFLSENGDFAERVETAGLVFVGPTPHAIRTMGNKAAARAAAMKAGVPTVPGSVGVVTDADAAIALAEDIGYPIMIKASAGGGGRGIRVAKDAEELRQQFTTATAEAQAAFGNGEVYLERFVRQARHIEVQILGDGQRVVHCFERECSLQRRRQKVWEEAPSAAISEATRTALCESALRLANAVSYRGAGTLEYLYDDDTREFFFIEMNTRIQVEHPVTEMITGIDLVKEMLRIALGQPLRLKQEDIRLTGAAIEVRINAENAAKNFMPSPGVVSKLVVPGGPGVRFDSMLYEGYKVPAYYDSLLGKLIVHDTDRASALARMRRALGELKVEGIHTTIPLHRALCDDAAVAEAAFHTGFLETWLTANPLEPAVPPATTPVTLTVTLPTKENA
- a CDS encoding acetyl-CoA carboxylase, with protein sequence MSVSHEVLSPLPGTFYRQAAPDAPPYKAAGDVVAIGDVLGLVEVMKQFSEVTAEVAGTLKSYAIENGDPVDPGQVVAIIEAD
- a CDS encoding 5-oxoprolinase subunit PxpA; amino-acid sequence: MGEGFGPWTIGDGVDEQLMPLVSSANIATGFHAGDPNIMRKMVLLARDNGVGIGAHPGFRDLVGFGRRHINAPADELVNDMVYQLGALREFARLAGMNLQHIKPHGALYMHAARDEALSVALVTALQIIEPKLYLFCMEASVTYRVARELGQPVVREFYADREYDMSGSIVFTRRVGALDPDTVARKVVRACEEGMVRTVDGQDLAIDFDSVCIHSDTPGALALVRATRSLLAEKNIRVAGIAELALT
- a CDS encoding LysR family transcriptional regulator, translating into MSLTLRQLRYFSAVAEVGRISHAALQLNISQSAVTTAIRELEELVGQQLFERHPHGVELTKAGRRFLGHAYAVLAAADEAERMPHDGAQVEGSLTVAASYTVLGYFLPHHLQRFAQLHPQVNVKVHEVAREAIEEGLITQRYDMGVLLTSNVVLSELSLETFFGSQRRLWVPAKHPLLDKAEVALADLVAEPYIMLTVDEAAATTLKYWSKTPHQPAVRMRTSSVEAVRSTVANGLGVTILSDMVYRPWSLEGKRIETINLRDPVPTMNIGLGWKQGTEFTPTMTAFRDYFRQLFQDPTSVRAGRGRL
- a CDS encoding HigA family addiction module antitoxin — translated: MTDKLIPLPTPGDILKAEFLDPMGITPYRLAKAIHVPQTRIAAIVKDGREITADTALRLSAFFGMSDAFFVNLQANYNAMQARAKLAAELATIERFVLAA
- a CDS encoding type II toxin-antitoxin system RelE/ParE family toxin yields the protein MAIQSFKGASTEALYQRNRVNRWVNIETVALRKLMMLDAAMVLSDLRIPPQNRLELLKGKRAGQHSIRINDQWRVCFVWTVAGPQDVEIVDYH
- a CDS encoding dienelactone hydrolase family protein, yielding MCDLNDQEELKKYTRRDFGTWAASAGMLTALPAVANAAAVTEREVTITTADGTCDAYFVAPTSGNAPGVLVWPDIFGLRPAFRQMGRRLAESGYSVLVVNPFYRQMKAPTAAQGGQTPIAQVMPLMQALTPAMHLSDGKAFVNWLDAQPQVDKARKLGTTGYCMGGPIAVRTASVAPGRVGAVGTFHGAAMVTAAPNSPHRLVAQTQAQYLIAVAQNDDAKDPEAKAALRAAFDIAKLQAEVEVYPAAHGWCPPDTQVYDAAQSERAWARLLATFGKALA
- a CDS encoding aldehyde dehydrogenase family protein — encoded protein: MALFFRVPDEDAAVELANDSPFGLGGSVFTSDINKKLIPRRTAPT
- a CDS encoding TIGR02450 family Trp-rich protein; its protein translation is MTPRYREKHFVVLRVIEPEPPSIRVEQVELEAVHSKQVYLLQWRELTDATLWRQGWV
- a CDS encoding class II aldolase/adducin family protein, with protein sequence MSRLVSIRTLDSPHLDASDETWRARVHLAAANRLAVYDELEEGIDNHFTMTVPGRDDRFMVLPFGRHWSEARASDLIVFDETGNVLDGEGDLELSAFCIHAPLHRITGAKVVLHTHQTWALALNMLEDNRLLPGSQTAAFFARNVAYDDGYTGLAAELSEGERLAAILGDKQILFMKNHGVLVIGETVAQAYRRLYKLEKVCKAQVLALSTGRPLALLSEELVKRVDTPNPKDSHSRSEREQLYFAAMMRVLDRVNPGYAD